A window of Aptenodytes patagonicus chromosome 1, bAptPat1.pri.cur, whole genome shotgun sequence genomic DNA:
CCCGGGGACGGCGTGGGCGTGGAGACGACGATGTCCGAGTAGTCGGGGCACAGCAGCTCCGCCCGGACGGCCCGCATGTCGCTCTGGGCAAACTTCTTAGGGGACTCGCAGATAACCTGGTCCACCAGGACACCGGTGTTGAGCTGCTCCAGCCACAGCTTCATGCCCACCACGTCGCAGGTGCAGTCCCAGGGGTTCTCGTGCAGGTCGATCTGCAGCAGGGATTTCAGCTGGTCCAGCACCCCGCTCACTGGCAGGTAGGAGAAGTGGTTGCTCCGCAGGCTCAGCCTGTAGAGAGACAGACCAGAAAAAATATTCCCTGGCAAAGACCTCAGCAGATTGTTGTTTAGAAACAAGAGCTGAAGGTTGGGGACAGGTTTCAAAGGTGCCTGCCTCTATCTCCCGGATGACGTTGTACTGCAGGAAGAGGTACTGCAGGCTTTGCAGCCCATAGAACAGCTCTGGGCTCAGCCGCTCGATCCGGTTCCCATTCAGGTACAGCCTTCGCAAATTAGTTAAATCCCCAAAAGCCCGGTCCTGAATGACCGAGATCCGATTATTGCCCAGGTGCAGCAAATCCAGCCCAGTAGCATCCACAAAATCTGCCCTGCGTACCAGAGCAATGTAGTTCTCCGTCAGATACATCTTCTTAGGATTATAGGGTTTGGGCTGCAGTTCAGAAATGCTCTCAATCTTCCTCTCCTGACAATTGACATTGAGGCCCAGGTCGGAAATCTGCAAGTTGCAAGTGCAGGCAGTGGGGCACTCCAAAGGCACCGGGGATTTGGTCTGGTAGGCAATGCTGGGGCCGTAGTTGCTGTATCCCAGGTCTTTTGAGGGCAGGCGGGAGGTGGGGCGCACCCTTGTCTTGTTGGGTTGGCGGGTCCCTTTGGGGGGCTTCAAGGGGGATTTGTAAACAGCTGAAGAAGACGTGGCCACGGAGTTGACCGAAGCCGGGGTAGTGTGGAAATACCCTGTGGTGCTTAATGGTGTCTGCGGTCTCATTTCATAATCCGAGATGAGCCTCCTGGGGCAAAGCTCCTGCTTGGAGACTTCATCCAAGTCTCGACCATGTAAGCGGAAAGGGGTCTCACaaaccacatctcccaccagagcagagtaggaGATACTGTCCAGCCAATCCTTTAAAGCAATCAACTCACAGGAGCAATTCCAGGGgttttcctccagctgcagctccacCACTTTATCCATGTGCTGCAAAAGGCCCACATAGGGCAACAGCTTCAGCCGGTTACCCCTCAGGTCCAAGTGAGTTAAGGGCACAAAACGGAAAAGGTTGTTGGGCAAACTGGAGAGGAGGTTATCATTGAGAATCAGCACCTGCAGCAAATGCAGTTTGCTGAAGGCATTAGGTTCAATGACACTAATATAATTATAATCAACCTGTAGGTACTCCAAACTCTCTAGCCCGAGGAAAGTGTCATCTCGTAAAAGTTCCAGCTTATTATTGTTCAGGTGCAGCCTCCTTAAACCTCTCAGCCCATGAAAGGCCCCCGTTTCGATGTCTTGTATGTCATTGCTCCCCAGATGCAAAATGGAAGCCCCCGTGTAATTGACAAACTGGTTTGGGTACAGCCTGTTCAAAAGGTTCCCAGACAACAAGAGGTGGTAGACAGGGAACCTTGGTGGACTGATCTCAAAAAGGCTGATGATCCCTCTGTTTTCACAGCTCACTGTTAAGATGCTGTCCTTCTCCTCACAAGGACATGCATTATCACAGATTTCCCCATAATACTCGATGCTTTCTGCCCATGAAAGGACTAGAGATGTTAAAGCAAATGCGATCGTCTGCAGCATCCAGATATGCATTTTTTTGTTGAGGTCCTGTTCCAAAGTTACTGTAGAGCAGCAAGCGtacattttatttcctgtaagggtaaggagaaaaaaagaaagcagcataaTAGCATAGCCCCATAGAATTTAAAATGGACACAAAGTTTATGTATATCTTCAGTGGGGTAGGGAACAGATTgttaatcaaacaaaaaaaaaacccctcctgtcACTTCTAATTCCCACACTTTTGAAAACTGGATGACATGCATTGATTAAAATGTTGATGGGCAACTCCTAGTGAGTCAAATGCCTGCGGTGTTTAAAAAGGTGAGGTCACAGTAGGAATTGTTCTGGTTCTGTTCCTGTGGGGTGCATTTCAATGCttccttggatttctttttcacGACCAGCCCcataaatatacagaaaatggCTGTCAGTTCAGTTTCACGGTTGTAATTTAAGAGAAAAGAAGCACCATTTTACGAGGTTTCCCACCTCCCCTATTACCCAGCTCCCCCTTCCCTTCAGAACCTCCCCAGTGAACAGCGCACCAAGGTCTTCCCTTCCTTCTACCTCGATTTTTAACCGGTGGTGGAAATGCCATGGTAGGAATCCAAAGAAAAACGCTCagtgctgaaaacagcagctcAATGCAACAGAGAGAATACTGACACATTCTCCACATCACCCATTTCTTAAAACTGTTTtatggtgtgttttttttctatcTATACATTTACAAAGCGCACACCCACCCACACaggcatgcacgcacacacacacacacacacacacacactcaccccCTAGATGACTTTTGTGGTGGAATCCTTCAGTAATGAGATTAAGTACGTTAACCTCCTACTTCAGTGCACTTAACAGCTCTCTTCAGTGAGAGAAATTTTGTATCTTTAcacaagtaaataattttaattgattttatgACAACCCCCCCTCCACGAGTTATATACAGTGTAACAGAGCTGACTATCAAGCAGAGGTCTTCAgttcttacacacacacatatacacacacacacacacacttaaaggaaatgttttaacCACTCACCCAAAatttgtgaaaaatgtaaaacatgcGGATCATCTTCGGCGTCTCAGCCATATCTGACATATCGCTTATTCCCAACGTTCTGCAAAACTAGCCTGGTAGAAGTGGAGAGATCTAAATAGGTCTCACGGAAATATCTCATCGCCAACACTCCAAGCATCAGAGTTACTGATTATAAGCAGCGATGGCTGTCAGTACTCTTCATCCTTTAGGGGAGAAGACACCCAGGCTGATTAAAAGCCAAGGGGGGTGGAAGGGAAATCCTACCATTGACCTACATCAGTAATTTAGTACCCGAATTCCACCTGGCTGGAAACAAATCCCATTTCCATTCTTTCTTGCAGTCTTTTTGACTCCTTGTGGCTTTCTTCTACTTCTACTAGTCTAAAAGCAATATGAAtagggaaaataaatgcattgtgTGTGTTGGTAGGGGAAGACTAATAAAACATCCAGGCTTAAATGCTGGGATCTTGGAGCAGGCTTGCATTTTCTATCGTCCACCTCAGAGCTCCAATCCTCATGCCACAACTCTGGTTTGGAGGAACACATCCTAAAAACCGGGAAGTCTCAGTACTGCAAGACATCTCCTGTGGCATCAGGTTCAAGGCTGCAAATCTAGCACTTGCAGCAAAGGCAGTCATGCAGCAAGAAATCAGAAGTCTCGGCGAATCTCTCTCTAATTTTGACCAGACGTCAACTGGATCAGAATTACTCAAAGCAAAGGGCTTCACTGCATAAAGGCAGCAGAAATCTTACTCAAAGGCATGTATCTAGCATATTCTTTCTCAGCTCGATCAGATCCATTCATCCATTAACCGACagttcttcagaggaaaaaaaaaaaaaaagccatggaaaACCTGCCCGGTCAGTGTTAAACTCCCAAGCATTTTACAACTTTAATTCAATTATGGTTAGTAAAGGAGGCAAATACAAtattccctccctcctcctttctccctttccctgaaaaaaaaaaaaagggggtaggGGGATGGgaggtaaagaaaataaagttgtagCTGGCTATATGCAAGGTTGCAATCCCGCCCTGGAAACCCCTCTGTGATGATTGCATGCTGCTGTTCGCCAGCTCCCTACAGAGGttcatattgggggggggggggggcgcgcggggggggggggggagggagaaaaggaaaggggttGCATCGggatttttcttgtgtgtgtggttttttccccGAAGAGTTCAACCCTTAGATTACCGCACTGCATATCCGGCTCGAAGCAGCTTTCAGTACCGCCgacagcagcagcaagcaagcaagcagccCCAGCCGGACACTGCCACCCAACTGAGCAGCACCCAGAGTTGGGAGAAATggctttcggggggggggggggggcgggggaggggttGGGGGTGGAAAGCAACAGCAAGGAAAGACCCGGCGGTGAAGGGgcgggggaggaaggaagggaggaagaaaagagagaaagagagcgcGAG
This region includes:
- the SLITRK5 gene encoding LOW QUALITY PROTEIN: SLIT and NTRK-like protein 5 (The sequence of the model RefSeq protein was modified relative to this genomic sequence to represent the inferred CDS: deleted 1 base in 1 codon); this translates as MYACCSTVTLEQDLNKKMHIWMLQTIAFALTSLVLSWAESIEYYGEICDNACPCEEKDSILTVSCENRGIISLFEISPPRFPVYHLLLSGNLLNRLYPNQFVNYTGASILHLGSNDIQDIETGAFHGLRGLRRLHLNNNKLELLRDDTFLGLESLEYLQVDYNYISVIEPNAFSKLHLLQVLILNDNLLSSLPNNLFRFVPLTHLDLRGNRLKLLPYVGLLQHMDKVVELQLEENPWNCSCELIALKDWLDSISYSALVGDVVCETPFRLHGRDLDEVSKQELCPRRLISDYEMRPQTPLSTTGYFHTTPASVNSVATSSSAVYKSPLKPPKGTRQPNKTRVRPTSRLPSKDLGYSNYGPSIAYQTKSPVPLECPTACTCNLQISDLGLNVNCQERKIESISELQPKPYNPKKMYLTENYIALVRRADFVDATGLDLLHLGNNRISVIQDRAFGDLTNLRRLYLNGNRIERLSPELFYGLQSLQYLFLQYNVIREIEAGTFEPVPNLQLLFLNNNLLRSLPGNIFSGLSLYRLSLRSNHFSYLPVSGVLDQLKSLLQIDLHENPWDCTCDVVGMKLWLEQLNTGVLVDQVICESPKKFAQSDMRAVRAELLCPDYSDIVVSTPTPSPGQLPARTTPSSSTVRLNGTAAAGGSAPAGGAGGGSSSVPLSVLILSLLLVFIMSVFVAAGLFVLVMKRRKKGQGDHASANNSDVSSFNMQYSVYSGGHHHHPHLQQHPPHRGGGGGGGGGGGAALPKVKTPAGHVYEYIPHSLGHMCKNPIYRSREGNAGEDYKDLHELKVTYSSHPLQAGGGAPPPPPPPPPPAPGGEDAPVRSPAYSVSTIEPREELLSPVQDADRFYRGILEPDKHSSSSTLGTPGSTLPDYPKLPAAYTYSPNYDLRRAHQYLHPGPGDGRLRETVLYSPPSTVYVEPNRNEYLELKAKLNAEPDYLEVLEKQTTFSQF